ATGATAGAGTAATAATTGATGAATAGGTAGACCTAGATTATTCATAAAAGATTATGAGTAAGGAACTAAAATCTGTGATTTTATGTAAGTTGCTTACTCATATGAATTATCAGGGTTAAATACTCACATAATAAGTTGTTTTATGTGATAAGGAGGATAAAATATGACAAAAGAAGTAACTATGCAAAATATAGTATCTTTAGCTAAAGCTAGAGGTTTTATATTTCCAGGTTCAGATATTTATGGTGGTTTAGCTAATACATGGGATTATGGACAATTAGGAGTAGAGTTAAAAAACAATGTTAAGAAGGCTTGGTGGAAGAAATTTATACAAGAATCTCATATGAATGTAGGATTAGATAGTGCAATACTAATGAATCCTCAAGCATGGGTTGCATCTGGACATGTTGGTGGTTTTAATGATCCATTAATGGATTGTAAAAAATGTAAATCGAGATTTAGAGCTGATAAATTGATTGAAGACTATGCTAGAAATGAAGGTTTAGATGAGATAATAGTTGATGGCTGGACAAATGAACAAATGGAAGAATACATAAATGAACATAATATAAAATGTCCTGATTGTGGAAAATTAGATTATACTCATATAAGACAATTCAATTTAATGTTTAAAACTTTTCAAGGGGTAACAGAAGATTCTAAATCAGAAATATATCTAAGACCAGAAACGGCACAGGGAATTTTTGTTAATTTCAAAAATGTTTCTAGAACTGCAAGAAAGAAAATTCCTTTTGGTATTGGCCAAATAGGAAAGTCTTTTAGAAATGAAATAACACCAGGTAATTTTACTTTTAGAACTAGAGAATTTGAACAAATGGAAATGGAATTTTTCTGTAAACCAGGTGAAGATATTAAATGGTATGAATATTGGAAAGAATTCTGTATGAATTGGCTTTATGATTTGGGTATCGATAGAGAAGCATTAAGATTTAGAGAACATTCAAAAGAAGAGCTTTCTCATTATAGTAATGCTACAGTTGATATAGAATTCAAGTATCCTTTTGGATGGGGAGAACTATGGGGAATAGCTGATAGAACAGATTTTGATTTAAATAGACATATGGAACATTCAGGAGTTGATTTAAGATATATTGATCCTGTTACAAACGAAAGATATATCCCATATTGTATTGAACCTGCATTAGGAGCAGACAGAGTAACATTAGCATTTTTGATAGATGCATACAATGAAGAAACTTTAGAAGATGGAACAAGTAGAACAGTATTAAAATTACATCCTGCATTAGCTCCATATAAAGCAGCTGTATTTCCATTAACTAAAAAATTGAAAGAAAATGCATTAGAAGTATATGACAAGCTTTCTAAAAAATTCATGGTTGATTATGATGAATCAGGAAACATAGGTAAAAGATATAGAAGACACGATGAAATAGGTACTCCATATTGTATTACATTTGATTATGATTCTCTGGAAGACAACTGTGTAACAGTTAGAGAAAGAGATACAATGGCTCAAGAAAGAGTTAGTTTAAAAGATTTAGAAAATTATTTGAGTAATAAGATTGAATTTTAGTAAACATTTTGAGGATAGTCAGGGTAGCATATGACTATCCTTAATTGAATCATACATTTTATATAATATTGTATACTTTTATATTTTTTAGATATTTTAAAAATTAGAGTTTAAAGTTTTTTAAAAAGAAGTCTAGCAGATATGTATAGACTAAAGAGGTGATAAATATTCAGTTTTCTACTCGTCAAAATAAGATAATAGAGATAGTAAAAGAAAACCAACCAATATCGAGTGAACAAATAGCTAGTATATTGAAAGTAACAAGAGCAACCTTAAGAACGGATTTATCAATATTAACTATGACGGGAGTATTAGATGCAAGACCAAAGGTAGGCTATTTTTATACAGGTGAATCAAGAAGTACACTTTTTTTAGATCAAATTAAAGACATAAAGGTAAAAGATTTTGAATCTACACCAGTAGTAGTAGATGAAGGGACTAGCGTATATAATGCTATAGTTACTTTATTTTTAGAAGATGTAGGTACAATTTTTGTTACTTCAAAGGGATATTTGGCTGGCGTGGTATCAAGAAAAGATTTCTTAAAAAGTGCCATAGGTACTTTAGATATAAATAAAGTACCAGTAGGTATCATAATGACAAGAATGCCTAATATAGTAATGACTTACCCTGAAGAATCTATGTATGATGTTGCTGTTAAGATAATAAATCATCAAGTCGATAGCTTGCCAGTAGTATATAAAGAAGAAAATGAAAAGAAAATATTATACAAAGTTGTGGGAAAAATATCAAAAACGAGTATTGCAAGCTTATTTGTGGATTTAGGTGCAAAAGGATAGGAGGAATATAATGGAAAAAGGTGTAGTAGTCTATGTATTATCAGATTCTATTGGAGAAACTGGTGAACAAGTAGCAAAAGCAGCTTTAAGCCAGTTTAATTCTAGTAAACATGAAATAAGAAGATTTCCATATATAACAGATAATGAACATATAAAAGAAATAGTAGATGAAGCAAAATATGAAAAATGCATAATAGTATTTACTATAGTAGTAGTAGAGCTTAGAAATTATTTAATAAAAAAATGTAAAGAGAACAATATAAAGTGTTTTGATTTAATGACGCCGTTGCTAGATCATTTACAAGATACAATTGCTCAG
The genomic region above belongs to Abyssisolibacter fermentans and contains:
- a CDS encoding glycine--tRNA ligase produces the protein MTKEVTMQNIVSLAKARGFIFPGSDIYGGLANTWDYGQLGVELKNNVKKAWWKKFIQESHMNVGLDSAILMNPQAWVASGHVGGFNDPLMDCKKCKSRFRADKLIEDYARNEGLDEIIVDGWTNEQMEEYINEHNIKCPDCGKLDYTHIRQFNLMFKTFQGVTEDSKSEIYLRPETAQGIFVNFKNVSRTARKKIPFGIGQIGKSFRNEITPGNFTFRTREFEQMEMEFFCKPGEDIKWYEYWKEFCMNWLYDLGIDREALRFREHSKEELSHYSNATVDIEFKYPFGWGELWGIADRTDFDLNRHMEHSGVDLRYIDPVTNERYIPYCIEPALGADRVTLAFLIDAYNEETLEDGTSRTVLKLHPALAPYKAAVFPLTKKLKENALEVYDKLSKKFMVDYDESGNIGKRYRRHDEIGTPYCITFDYDSLEDNCVTVRERDTMAQERVSLKDLENYLSNKIEF
- a CDS encoding helix-turn-helix transcriptional regulator; translation: MINIQFSTRQNKIIEIVKENQPISSEQIASILKVTRATLRTDLSILTMTGVLDARPKVGYFYTGESRSTLFLDQIKDIKVKDFESTPVVVDEGTSVYNAIVTLFLEDVGTIFVTSKGYLAGVVSRKDFLKSAIGTLDINKVPVGIIMTRMPNIVMTYPEESMYDVAVKIINHQVDSLPVVYKEENEKKILYKVVGKISKTSIASLFVDLGAKG